ATTAAGCAGGCACGGTGGAGAGAATCTCTTGTCGTGCTTCTCTAAACTGAATCGGACTCATCCAATGCAGCTTTTCCTTGATTCGTTTGTTATTGTAGTAGTCT
This genomic window from Desertibacillus haloalkaliphilus contains:
- a CDS encoding IS3 family transposase; amino-acid sequence: DYYNNKRIKEKLHWMSPIQFREARQEILSTVPA